Genomic segment of Arachis hypogaea cultivar Tifrunner chromosome 16, arahy.Tifrunner.gnm2.J5K5, whole genome shotgun sequence:
AATTTCAGGTTCAAGAACCAAGACTTCCGTCGTCTTCTTTCAACGTCAAAGATGTGGGCCCTTCGTTGTCTTCCTCTCAGGTAactgtcttcttcctcttcctttctcTCTATTTGTCTTAGCCTCTTAGGGGCTGATTCTTTAATCGTGCGAGTTCTTTCTATAGGAATCGAGTATTGAGAGCTTCTTACTCCAAATCAATATCAGCTACTTGGGTAGAAGATGATTTTGGAACTTCCAAAAGGGTCTTAACTAGGGATGAAGACTTCAAGTCAAACTTTCGTCTTCCTGTTTCAGATCTTTCTCCGTCACATATGTGGGCTTTTCATCGAGCTTCTCTAATCCTAACCCTaatctcttcctcttcctcttcctttctcTCTATTTGTCTTTAATTGTGCGAATTCTTTCTTAGGAATCGAGCATTGAGAGCTTCTTGCTTCAAGTTTTACCGTTCCTGGCATGCCTCCCTGAATTTCACTATGACTAGGCGCCAATTTTCTGGTAGCACGACAGATCAGGATGAATCCAGTGATGATGAATCAGACAAGATGGATAAGGGGGTTGAAGAAGGGAAAATACCAGTCTATATCCCTTGGAAAAGCGCGGCGTTGTTTAAGGTAATTGGATCAAACTATTATTAGCTCCCCATAGATAGAACATAGCATTAAAAGTATTCTGCTAGTAATTAAAACTATTAGATTTGTGGTTGGTTTTGTGTAGTACCTGAAGGAAACTGAACGTTTCCCCATAAATAGAACATAGCATTAAAAGTATTTTGCTAGTAATTAAAACtagagtaattatccaaatcagtccCCAAGGATTTTAGAATCGGACATTCTAGTTCCCAaggaaaattaatacacagatcaatctcCAAGGTTTTACTCCGGTAGATAAATCAGTCCCCAGTTCATTTTCCGGTAGAGTAATTACCCAGACCCAGATCAGtctccaaagattttaaaaaaggaCACTTTAATCCCCaagaaaaactaatgtacaaatcaatccccaacgttTCTATCTGTTGGATATAATAGTCCtctgtccaaaaataaaataaaataaaataattactattattaattgcacaataatattgtactatattttttgtatttttttgacaaaaataatgataaatttattcattagattcttaatacatttttttaatacatattttttaatacaaacattttttttacatagcacatcttttaattatattcaatACAAAAATAGCAAATGGTTTTAACCTTGAATTTCTtgtagaataatctctaataattttattattattattgagtgactatatatatatatataacgaataaatttatcattatttttttcaataaatgcaAAAAAATATAGTATAGTATTATtgtacaattaataataataataataataattttattttatttttggacggaGGACTGTCTAATATAGTGAAACGttgggattgatttgtacattaattttttttggggactaaaatgtctattttaaaaatctttgaggactgatttgggtaattactttgCCGGAGAATGAACTGGGGACTGATTTGTCTGTCGGAGTAAAACCTTGGGGATTTAtcagtgtattaatttttcttcaggactaaaatgtccgatttTAAAATCCTTTAGGActaatttggataattactcttAAAACTATTAGATTTTACTGAAAAaccatttatttgaattaataatacATGTTGGTgcttattttatttgaaattatgcAGATGTCTAACAGtgacaaaagaaaaggaaaacaaaagatGACAtccaacaataaaataaaaaaggtgaaATTGACACGACTTGCTGAAAGTTTAGAACCAATAACATCCAATTCTACCACTACTCCATCTGCTACAACGGCCAATACACTTTCCTCATTACATGCGTCTTCAAATGTTGAGACAAGTCAAAGGAAGCTAAAACTGGACTTGGCAGGAGAAGGGTACGTTTATATAGAATAAATGTACATAACAATTAAACTACTTATTAATAGAATAAGAAAATAGATACTTATTCAGATATAAAGAATAAACAATataatgattgaataagaaattaaatattatttcttaaaaaataaatagatcctgaaaatctttattaatttgttttgaatgggtcttattagttattattatatCTCAATCTCAATGATATATATTTCTGATtagttattagtattttttaagggTATTATAGCATTTTCTGGTAATTACAAATGACTCTTGAGTTCCCcctagttttgtatttttttatatatttaacatTTAACCATGACAAACTGCTTTGTAATATACCATTGTTCATTAATTTATTGATGTCCACTATAAGAAGATTTCACTCCTTTGGTGCTTGATCTGTTGTCATCAACAgattttgttttgtgttttgtggGGATAGATTTACTTccttaacaattttttttggatttaggATAAATTTATTCTGTTTTTACTATTAGAACAGGGCCTTATCATTCTAAGTTTACTTCCTTAACACCATACAAGActacaataattttattttttgaagttaACCTTTTATATTGTATTCCGATTGATATTAAGTAATATCTACAGATTTTTACCTTCACTTACCGCGGCTCATGCAATTTCGGACATCATTAAAGGGCATTACTCTCAGCCGTGGCCTTCGTGGAAAAAGATACCAGATGCTACTAGGAAATTTTGGTGGGAAAAGTTCAAAGTAGGTTTTAGAGAAACGTTTAATCTTTGGTAGATTAAGAATTAGTTCTaagtttgaaaaatataatatatatcaacTTATAACTATTCTTGCTTGTGTTGATTATCCAGAGCAAACATCAATTTTTTCCTCCAGATCTTTATTGGGCTCGAAAAAATTTTGAGAGGCGAGGTGTGGCGTTACTAAAAAATTTGTTGGGAAAAGCTCGTGCAAGTCGTGTCAAACCTCAATGGATAGAAGATGGTGTGTGGGATGCTCTCTGTGCTTATTGGAATACTGACACTGGGTTTCTACAAAAGAGCACACAAGGCAAGTCAAATCGAGCATCTGGTTGCAGCGGATTTGGAGCGGCTCTTCATACTGCTGGCCCAATTTCCGTTACCCAACACAAAACTAATATGGTGATGTTATATAAAAACTTAGATCTTTTATGTTATAATTTTATACACTTCAATTGGTAGTTGATACTCGTAggttttttaatttatatgtttgGTAGAAAATATCATTAAAGAGGATTCCAACACAGTTAGAATTGTTTGCGAAGACCCACAAACACAAGGATGAGACATGGGTGGATAAGAAATCAAAACATGTTGCGGTGAGTCtattttaatcaaaatatatatctCTCCCtctgtatatattattttaatattgcaTTAGGGCTAGTGTTTCAGCTCATAGGGCTGTTCTGTTATTTTTTATCAACATATATGCCCCCTCTGTAGTTGTAATATTTATAGGGAATGCAAATATCATCATATTGTATTGGTGCTGATGTGCATTAGTTGTAGCATCCTTTTGGAAATTCCAATAGACAGAGGCCTTGCAAGTTGTAATTAAACTATAAATATAAGAGGGAATGAAAATATCATGTTAGTAATATAAAATCAGCCATATTCATACACACAAACACAATTATATATTCTTCTTCGCAAAGAATATATGCATTTATTTACTAGTTACAAGTCCCACCCCATAACTTACTATAAAATCACATGGCATGCTAAAATAATATCATAGAAGATATAAACAATTAAATGAGATGAGTTTTAGTTGTTGTGATGTGGGAGGTCATCAGCAACAAGGAGGTAGAAAAGTCCCATAACACCACTATGCAGCTTAGTGTTGCTGTAGTCAACCTCCAAAGTCAAAACTTCACCATTAGAGATCTTGATAGAGCCAGGTTGAGGGTAGCAAGTTGTCATTCCCACCAGGTACCCTTTCTCACTTCCTGCTTCACTTCCATTTCCATATTTTGGTAGTGAATTGCATATGACTCTTCCATCCTGAAATTAGTTAAAGTAAAATTAGTTTGGCAAAAATATTGTTTAAGAGTTAAACATCAACCACCAAAGAACATTTATGATTCTATGCGATAACATGAGTATAGTGATGCTCATAGCTAATCCAGTGTTATGATTCTATGCAActtgtttttctttatctttatagGTGGAGTATCTAACTAATTCCCATGACTGTTGACATTTATCATTAGCAACTGTGAACTTTGAACTGTTTATTTGACCGAATCCTCCAAGAACTTAATGAGTCTTTGAGCTTTGTAATTGTTACTTAACatgctttatttttagttttcaaagATGGCAGgatgaatttaattttcattgaGTCTTTGAGCTTTGTAGTTGAGCACTTAACATatactttaattttctgcatgCATGACGGGATGAATTTAAGAATGCTATAGAAGAGGCTATACAAAAAGTATCTGAAGAAGGAAGTAATGCACCAAATAAGATGGATGTGTGGTATGAAATAGCCAGATTTAAAAAGGGAAGAATTCATGTACTTGTAATAAAATTCAACAAAAAGGGCTCCAGAATGTTAGAACATGAAGAAGTAATGAAGAGAATGCAAGAGTGGTTGCAAATGTTAGAACATGAAGAAATAATGAAGAGAATGCAAGAGCAGTCGCGAATGCAAGAAGAGAACACTGACTTAAAAACTAGGTTGGAAAAGACAGAAAGAAGACTTGAACTCATTAACAAGCTTAATTTAAAATTCCGATTTCTCAACTAGAAGGCGGACAAATATAGGAGATGATGAAGATGGTGAACGTACGTCTGAAGAATGATTAGTAGTTTGTGATGCTAGTTGGTTAATAGAGTTTAAATGATGTAATTAGTAATATGAGAGTGTTGCATACTTATTATTGTTGTCTATGATATTGAATTGATGAGTTATTTTGGTTATTGTTCAAGTGTGTTATGATATTTTGGTTATTGTTTAAGTGTTATTTACTTTTATGTGTTAAAAGTGTAGGTTTTTAGTTGATGGTTTTTCAATATTTGATGGTATAAatgtaaaaatttagtaaaaatgataattaaaaaaaaaaaaagactaaaatgCTTGATTGACAGGTCCACACTTAGCGACTGAATTAGAGACTGAAATGTTGATCCCAAATTAGCAATCGATTTAGTGATCGAAATAACGGTCGCGAATTGGATACCGAAATACTGGTCACAAATTAGTGACCGATTTAGCGATTGAAAAGTTGGTCGCTATTTAGCGACTGATTCACTCAGCGACCGATTTAGTGACCGATATTCGTTGGTGAGGGTTTGGTGGCCCTGAACACAAATCGGTCACTATTTTCTTATTAGCGACCACCCAAATaggtcgctaaatcggtcgctaatccGGTAATTTCTTGTAGTGTTGTGTTATCAAAGCGTTTGTTCTGTATTTagtttcataaattaaattataatttaattaatataatattttaattattttttaaattatatattgtttaaATGTAGTTggtctttttatattatataattatttattatttttaactctaaaaaaattcaaactttaattcCTGTGCATtatactttataacttctcaacgttaaaaaattttgataataattttttagatgctaatgagtcgaataataatttttaataaatttttagaaataatttattattttattttaaattcataaatataagaaaatgtaaattttt
This window contains:
- the LOC112756459 gene encoding uncharacterized protein, with translation MWALRCLPLRNRVLRASYSKSISATWVEDDFGTSKRVLTRDEDFKSNFRLPVSDLSPSHMNRALRASCFKFYRSWHASLNFTMTRRQFSGSTTDQDESSDDESDKMDKGVEEGKIPVYIPWKSAALFKMSNSDKRKGKQKMTSNNKIKKVKLTRLAESLEPITSNSTTTPSATTANTLSSLHASSNVETSQRKLKLDLAGEGFLPSLTAAHAISDIIKGHYSQPWPSWKKIPDATRKFWWEKFKSKHQFFPPDLYWARKNFERRGVALLKNLLGKARASRVKPQWIEDGVWDALCAYWNTDTGFLQKSTQGKSNRASGCSGFGAALHTAGPISVTQHKTNMKISLKRIPTQLELFAKTHKHKDETWVDKKSKHVANAIEEAIQKVSEEGSNAPNKMDVWYEIARFKKGRIHVLVIKFNKKGSRMLEHEEVMKRMQEWLQMLEHEEIMKRMQEQSRMQEENTDLKTRLEKTERRLELINKLNLKFRFLN